The following nucleotide sequence is from Amia ocellicauda isolate fAmiCal2 chromosome 14, fAmiCal2.hap1, whole genome shotgun sequence.
AAGCTGAGGACCCAGAAACCATTCTCCGGGCTGAGGACCAACTGCCCCTGTGGCTGTACTGACTCTTTAGCCACCCCTATTTCCCAGTActttttctttcccatttgCACCTCCCAGTAGTGTCCCCTGGGTGCATTTGTTATCTCCCCCAGGACACAGGGGTACTCATCAAACCGGCCTGGGAATTGGGGCAGAACCTGCCGATTCGGAGTCCAGCTGACTTCGAGGTGGTCCTCGGAAACGTTGAGGTAGCAGTTGGCGGTCTTGGAATCTAGAGTCACTTTAGCTGGTGGTGGGTGGGGGGAGAATGGGGACATAAGAGAAGATAATTAATTGATTGTTGATGAAGGTGCATTAGCTGCATCAGAGCAATTGTCACAGGAGCAGCGAGAAGTCAGGGGGAGAATAAGGAAATCAGATGTGCGTAGAGGTAACATGTAGACTGTGTGAATGAGGAAATACctgtcattttgtttctccattcCACtcctgaggagaaaaaaaataattaatcaaatcaGTTGATTAACCTCAGGTCTAATTTCCTCTTCCATTAAACGCAGTACCGTGTGGAACTAAACTTGTGACTCTGTCCTACTTTACAACATGGGGACCCATTCGTAATGAATTGCTGTATGGATACCACAGGACTAACGCATGAACACATGTGCTGAAAATCACATGTATGTcaaggttagggtcagggttaaggATAGAGAGACAGACTAGGTTTGGGGTTGGGGCTACAGCAGAACTGGGTGGAAGTGTGACGCATTCAAATGTTATTCCTCCGGAGTTATTGAAGAAATACGTGATTTTCTGTTGGGTTCATCATGATGGCATATTATATAATGATGTATTCATGACATAATTCATCATATAATTACCCTTGTTCAAAATGAATTCATTGTGAACAGCCATAATATTACCAAAGCATTATGATACGTGTAGCAAATAGTATTCTACTAACCTTCAATGGCCTTTTTATTGCATAGTAAGTCTGGGAAAAGATGGTCAAACAATTAGAGAGAGAAGACAGAACACAGAGAAgagtttatatacatttcatgagaacccaaaacatgttttagctaagtttaTTGGCTGCTATATTTGGATGATGTAAAGCAGGGCGAGGCAATTCCAGTCTTGGAGGGCCAGGTTCCTGACAATTAGCAAACTGATTAAGACCTGAAATAAACAAGCAATTGaacttcaattaaatcaattgCCTGCCCCTGGTGGAGAGTATTATGGATTGGACTACTGTTTAAAGACAACCCATGGAAAGAAAAGAGGGAAAATCATTTTTAGGTTTAACTTATCTTTTATGCTAGACAGCCATGCTAAAAGGTTGTTATGAAGACACCAGtactctgtatatatacatgcatacatacataaatacaaacatatacTGTGTGCTGGACTGCAACTAGCCAGTCTTATTCACCTTTGATTGCTGTATGTAATTTAAAGccatttctttatatatttttttctgttagtACCATTGGTCACAACATCCACATACTGAACATTGTAGCACCCACACAACTCTATACATACCTTTCATCCCAATTGCTCTCGGATTGCTAACAACATCTAAAAATCAGACAGACAACAAAGTTTATACGCTGTGTTAGGAGAAGGACAAAATGCAATTAAGCTATCTTGTTCCTTAAAATGTGTTAGTGCCTGATTCATGATTAGttgaacataataataaatagagaAAAACATGCTAGACAGGGAGGATTTGTATCTGAATTTGTATACAACCTCTTCCAGGATAGTTTTTTCCACAATACAGTTTATATCAACCCCAGAACCCCCCACTGCCAGTATTTATTTGTCCATATACATCAGACCACTGGTGTACTCTAATCGGACTCTCTGTATCCCACCTCAAATGCAATTCAAATCCAGTGCAAATGATAGTGAATTGCTGACTTTTTGATACTCATTTGGCCAACAAGTAGCCATTGATTTATCTCATAGTCAAATCCTGAGTGACTTCTCTTCCTCTACTGATCCACACAGAGAGCTGCTTTGAACTTTTGAGATACAGCCCAGAACACATTGTGGCCAATCTTTCATTGTGTTATTCAGCATCTCTTTAGATCTAATTACTTACAATCATCCTGGGAGTGTGACTCCTTGGAACGTGATGTGCCTAAAACCGAGAAGAAATCGTCAATCAGCTAGTCTCCAGCTTGctccctgttttccattttccagTTACTCACTTTCAAACTGACATAGACACAACCTGGAACAATGTTAATGTCCCTGATGCCCACTAACTAACTAAttataaaattgaaattgagaCATTCTGGAACAATACCACACTCACCTTTCAGTTACTTTGTCTACTGGTGTTAAATTATACTTCTTTATCcccttgtttaaaataaataaatacagttcaagctgattattttaacttttttctaACAACAGTGTaccagcagctgcagcaggtgaaccagttttgtattatttttttgagaaCGTACCTTTCTTCCTGAAATGAAAATACCACACAGTGAAGCAAACAGCAAGGACAACCAGTACAACGATGATCACGATCAGTGCAATGGAGACGTTTTTCCAGGTGTCATCTATAAAAGGAAAGATCAGTTACTCAATCACTCATCAAATATatcaacatttgtaaagaaaagGCTTATTGTCCTTACTGCTTCTGTgcatctttttaaaataataataccaggTGTACCGCTAGCTAGCAAGAGAAGACCTACAG
It contains:
- the LOC136768787 gene encoding butyrophilin subfamily 1 member A1, whose translation is MENPKDDTWKNVSIALIVIIVVLVVLAVCFTVWYFHFRKKGTSRSKESHSQDDYVVSNPRAIGMKDLLCNKKAIEGVEWRNKMTAKVTLDSKTANCYLNVSEDHLEVSWTPNRQVLPQFPGRFDEYPCVLGEITNAPRGHYWEVQMGKKKYWEIGVAKESVQPQGQLVLSPENGFWVLSLWNGEKLKALTDPETYLDVTSIPKRLGVYLDYESKMVSFYDAEKSTHIYTFEKEVSGKVLAFFSPGNNDEEPLKIIPVRDSGGL